In Pedobacter heparinus DSM 2366, the following are encoded in one genomic region:
- the pdhA gene encoding pyruvate dehydrogenase (acetyl-transferring) E1 component subunit alpha, producing MSAVEINKDTYLKWFESMLLMRKFEEKTGQLYGQQKIRGFCHLYIGQEAVVAGAISAMQQGDSMITTYRDHAHALALGVSADSIMAEMYGKATGVSKGKGGSMHMFSKAHHFYGGHAIVGGQIPLGAGIAFAEKYKGTDNVNICYMGDGAVRQGALNEAFNMAMLWKLPVVFVCENNFYAMGTSVERTTNMTDIYKIGLGFDMPCAPVDGMDPVAVHNAMDEAIQRARAGEGPTFLEMRTYRYRGHSMSDPAKYRTKDELEEYKAKDPIETVREVILKEKYADQAWIEEIENKVKEIVDQSVKFAEESPWPDASELYTDVYVQQDYPYVKD from the coding sequence ATGAGTGCAGTAGAAATAAATAAAGATACCTATCTGAAGTGGTTTGAGTCGATGTTGCTGATGCGCAAGTTCGAAGAAAAAACCGGTCAACTTTATGGACAACAAAAAATCCGTGGTTTTTGTCATTTATACATCGGTCAGGAAGCGGTGGTAGCCGGGGCTATTTCTGCGATGCAGCAAGGAGACTCCATGATCACTACCTACCGCGACCATGCGCATGCACTGGCCCTGGGCGTAAGTGCAGATAGCATTATGGCAGAAATGTATGGTAAAGCTACCGGTGTCTCTAAAGGTAAGGGGGGCTCTATGCACATGTTTAGCAAAGCACATCATTTTTATGGCGGACATGCAATTGTTGGTGGACAGATTCCTCTGGGTGCAGGGATTGCATTTGCTGAAAAATATAAAGGCACTGATAATGTAAACATTTGCTATATGGGCGATGGGGCTGTTCGTCAGGGTGCTTTAAACGAAGCGTTCAATATGGCCATGCTTTGGAAACTTCCTGTAGTATTTGTTTGTGAAAACAATTTTTACGCAATGGGAACTTCTGTGGAGCGTACTACAAACATGACTGATATTTACAAAATAGGTTTGGGTTTTGACATGCCTTGTGCTCCGGTTGATGGTATGGATCCTGTTGCGGTTCACAATGCAATGGACGAAGCCATTCAGCGCGCAAGAGCTGGTGAAGGTCCTACATTCCTGGAAATGAGAACGTACAGATACCGTGGCCATTCTATGTCTGACCCGGCTAAATACCGTACAAAAGACGAATTGGAAGAGTATAAAGCCAAAGATCCTATTGAAACGGTAAGAGAAGTTATCCTGAAAGAGAAATATGCGGACCAGGCCTGGATTGAAGAAATCGAAAATAAAGTAAAAGAGATTGTTGACCAGTCTGTGAAATTCGCGGAAGAGTCTCCATGGCCGGATGCATCAGAATTGTATACTGATGTTTATGTACAGCAGGATTATCCATACGTAAAAGATTAA